The DNA window GCGGAGGCTGAGCGACGCGTGGCAAATGGTGCGGGCCAGTGAGCCGGCGGGGATGGGTTGCCATTCGTAAGGCAGAATCGCCCGATGGCAACAGTGTCACGGCTGCCGCCACCGAGCTATTGGCTCTATGCGCTCGGTGCCGCAAGAGAGCGAACAGAGTGTCTCGACCGTGAGAAACGGGAGCCGCAATGCTTTCTGCGCCTCCACGGTCATGCCGATTGCCTGCCCAGATCACCAGCTTCACGCCGGCATCGTAGGCAGGCTGTCGGACAGAAATCAACGAGTGTTACTTACCGATCATGACCTCGGTCGCCTTTACAGCAACCGTCACCGAATCGTTCACCTTCAACCCCATATTCTTCACCGACCCTTCGGTGATGGCGGCGACGAACTCCAGGTTCCCCACTTTCACCACGACTTCGGCCATGGCGGCCCCTTCCGTAATCTTCGACACCGTGCCTTGAAATTGATTGCGCGCGCTCAGTTTCATCATGTCCCCCTTAGTGTTTGACGACCATGACCTCGGTCGCCTTGACGAGAGCCACGACCGAGCTGCCGATCCCGATTCCCAGCTCATCGAGGGCATCCCGAGTGATCACGGCCGTGATTTTGTGTGCGCCGATATCAATGTCCACTTGCGCCATGATGGCATCCCGCTTGATCGCTGTCACCCGCCCGGTGAGCTTGTTCCGCCCACTGACGTCCTCGGTGCCCGAACTGTGCTTGCCGAGCCAACGATCCAGCAGTACCCGTTTGAATCGGTATCGGCCTCCGATTTTGGGCGCCTCGATCTTTCCTTCCCAGATGTACCGATAGAACGTCGGCAGCGTCAGGCGAACATATTTTGCCGCCTCCTTCGCTGTCAGGACATCCGAGGGGTGCTGCCGTTTTTTCAATCCCATGGCGCGCCTACGATTCACCTCCCTTCGTTCGGTAC is part of the Nitrospiraceae bacterium genome and encodes:
- a CDS encoding TOBE domain-containing protein — translated: MKLSARNQFQGTVSKITEGAAMAEVVVKVGNLEFVAAITEGSVKNMGLKVNDSVTVAVKATEVMIGK
- a CDS encoding TOBE domain-containing protein, which encodes MGLKKRQHPSDVLTAKEAAKYVRLTLPTFYRYIWEGKIEAPKIGGRYRFKRVLLDRWLGKHSSGTEDVSGRNKLTGRVTAIKRDAIMAQVDIDIGAHKITAVITRDALDELGIGIGSSVVALVKATEVMVVKH